Below is a genomic region from Chelmon rostratus isolate fCheRos1 chromosome 7, fCheRos1.pri, whole genome shotgun sequence.
acactaACATTCATTTTCCTAAAATATTGTGCTGGAACTAGAGTGTATTCCCAAAATGTCCCAGCTGTTCATAGAATCTAAGCTTTCGTGCTAGATCAAGGTGGTATTTGTTTTGTGGAGGTTGACTCCAGAGTATTAAGAACATTCCCTTCAtcttttatgcacattttctttttaaaagatgaatcagaatcggctttatttgccaagtatgtgtgcacatgcaaagAATAAACACTGTCCTCAGTGTTCgtgcatagaaaaaaaaaaagacatacagctcaacaagaacaaaaaagacaagaaaacaaaaaaattcaacaaaacaatATGTTTAGTGTGAGaaaatctaaaacaaataaTGATGTGGCAATAAACAATACATACAATGAAATTGAGAGTGTGCAGGGGTTTAtgctgacagtgacagtgagtgatgaatgaACATGTTGAAAACTGTTATTGGATGATAAATGGGCAGAATGAATTGGCTTATTAAACACAGATTAAATCAGATCACCATCAAGTGACATTTTATTGTAACTGTTGcacaaaataatgacataattTCTCATGTAGTTTAATTTTTGTTTCCCCTGTGATAGATGTTGCACTGGACAGAGAAGTAGAGGGAGATCTTTTAGTGGGGGACATGGGCCAGGGGATGCCTTTCCGACCCGGCACCTTTGATGGCTGCATCAGGTGAAGAACAAAGCAGCTAATGTTAAAAACACGAGGATTTTCTCTGGAGTAACATTGAATCATTTCTGactcagtttttctttcaccCTTCTGTCAGTATCTCTGCCCTTCAGTGGCTCTGCAATGCCGACAAGAGGACACACAGCCCTCCAAAGAGACTCTACACCTTCTTTAGTACTCTATACTCTTCTCTGGTGggcttttctcacttttttattattatttgttcaACAAAAATTTAAACATCCATAAACCTATATCCATATATTTGGACTTTTACTAACTTCTCCTTTGTCTTTCAGTCAAGAGGTTCACGTGCAGTTTTTCAGCTTTATCCAGAGAACTCAGATCAGGTGATATAACATTATTAATGATGGATGTACAAACCGAATATCTATCCAGATTCCCTTTCTTACCTTCAGTCTTTCCTCTTCCGTCTTGAAAGCTTGAGCTGATCACGACGCAGGCCATGAGGGCAGGCTTCAGTGGAGGCATGGTGGTGGATTACCCCAACAGCAGCAAGGCTAAAAAGTCAGTACCTATCACAAGCTTTTATTATGACACGTTCAGCTGCAGCCGTCTTCAATTGATTCCTTCTTAATGGACTGTGAAATTGGTAGCAGTGTTGCAACACAAGGCTAATTAGAACAGGATGACTTTCACATTGGCTTGACTGTTTGTCACATTAGCCCTGTGATTAAATACtacacattaaaatgcacattttgttttttttgcaggttcttcctgtgtctgtttgctggAACAACAGGGGTCCTTCCcaaagtaagaaagaaagaccTTTGTGCTGGTGGATATGCATTTTACTTTGGCTACATTATTTCACCGATCTGTTTTTGTTCGTTTCAGGGATTGGGATCAGAAACTTCAGACAGAGCTGTTCCAAACCAGGTCCAGTTTTCAGGACAAAGGTAAAGATattcacagcagacagatgcTGCTCACTTTGAGTAATCAGATTATTGCCCTAGTTTTATTTGCTCAGTTTACTTGGTTGGAAGTAGCAGAGTTTATCTTGATTTATTTTATGATCTACGTTTGTATCTATGAAAGCTGCAACGTGTTGACATGCAGCCTGAGGCTATCTTGGTGTTCAATATTAGAATACTTTTGttgcttctttgtttttctgaatgtgcTGACTGTTCAGTTTGACTGCTAACAAGAACATTTGCATGTAAACCATTCTGCTTGTGGGACTTTAAGAACCTCACATTTTAGttgctttttaattaattgtttgattcccttttttaaaagatttgcTGGTTTAAGCTTCctaaatgtgaggatttgctgctttttatgcCTCCATGCTGGCAACAGCTGTGGCCGTAGGTGTTATGTAtgtgtgatgacattttatatccaaatgtcaaaggtcagcttcgctgtgacatcataacgttctgcaaaaacacttttctggccattattcaacacaataactcaggaacagaaggtgAGAATGTGGCTATATTTGACATTTAGTCAGTTtctgaattggtgacactaatcttgggtggCCACCTTCAATCTGTGCTGACTGTATAGAtctgccgggttgaagatgtgtgtctGAAGTATCCATGTTTTataatttgtagcttctttgcagcaacatccatttTAAAGCATTGGAGTCCACCACAAGCTaattggttctgctgatattgagctttaGGTGATTGTTTAgtctctccatcagtcctctgtagaaacagtctctaagtgaagacgTTTCTGTCTTGAAATTATTCgctggaatcatacatgtcaaaaTCGTGATTAcatccatttcaccaaaaaactACACCTAATACTCTTTATTCAATTCCTTCAGAGTCTTTAATTAAGAAAGATTGTAGAAGAAATTATTGTAATAAATGATGGTTGCCCCTCAGTTACCTCTCAAGTATGAATAAAGGTTcagtgaaagaatgaatgaataatccCTATTTCAATAAAACAGCCTTTTTCAAATTCCATTATTAGTTGCTATTAGGATAGCAAGCAGGTCTTGGCCATGATTAGTGCAGGTTCAGTCATACCTGCTTTGATGGAGCCAAAAGACCAAGAGAAATCTAAAAAGGGTCGTTGTCCTGCCCGACTTAAGGTTGTCGGGCAGGTTTTCCTCccttttaacacattttaacataGTGATGTTCATGTAGCTTCTCCTGGTTACACGAAGAGGCTGGAGGTGTGACACATTTTGCGACAGCTGCAGAATTTTGGATGCAGTTTGCCACAAAGAACAAGGTGCAGTTTAAACCCACTAATCGGCcgcattttgtctttgtgaagATGCCGGTTCAAGAACATGAAGGGGAAATCAGCGAAGAAGGGACGAGACTGGATATttgagaagaaggagaggaggaggagacagggacGGTATGTACATGACTGTGTTTTAAACTCATGAGGATCCTgtgttgaaataataaaacaatgtaaCATACTTGTTTTTGGGATTAGCTGTATTCTGAAGCACTCACTgacacctcctccctctctgctgtgtttgttggccTGCAGGGAGGTTCGAGCTGACACAAAATACACCGGACGTCAGAGAAGACCTCATTTTTAGCTCTGACACACGCAGCTGTGGCTTCATTAGCTCTCTTTTGTACCACCCAGCACACAGTCACCTCTGTACCTGCAGAGCGTTTGGACTCAATTCATTTTCGACTCCTATTTAAGCGGATTACGATCAGTGGAGTTTTTGGGAGTTTGTTCCTCATAAATGGTGGCAAGATTGCACTCTCCATGTTCATGTCCGCTGGAAGACAGACATTTGCACTGCTTCATGATGACGCAGAGCACAGGAGCACCAACAAtgtcacaaataaaacaatttttGTAAATGATCGATCATCAcctctcaaatcagctgttTATTGTACtatctgcagcattttcacaatgaaaaatctgcaaaaatagTCATTTGTATTGGTGTTTTTCCAGAATACGGAAGAAATTGAACAAACAATGTTCAGCTGTTGGTGAAAACCTGTTTCACAATCCCATGTAACAAAAAACACCCTGTGAAAgagatgtgaatgtgtaaaGGATAATGATGCAGAGAGTatatattcagatttatttGATGGTCCTGAACAAACTGGCAGTTCATTATGTTAATGAGATTACACAAAGAGAGGAGTCAGTATGACGAAAAACAACCAATCTTGCAAAGGGAAAATTGAACAAAATGAACTTTCAAATTACATAAAACAGATCGCTGCAGCAACTGTAACAAGATAATTGTTGAAAAATGTGGTTTATGAAGAGCATTATTATCAGAGTAGCACTCAACAGACCTGCTGTCTAATGTAAAAGAGACATGTAGACTATTTGTATGGTAAGTGAAActggtcaaaacaaaacactatgCTGGTgagattaaaaaagacaaataagcaTATGAAGGAATGTCATGAAAAAGCTAAAGGAACTTGACTCTAGTTTATTGTCTACTGAGTTGTAAAAGCAAACGGAAGATAAATGTCTATGAGGCTCGTGTAGTTTATAAAAATCCTAATTTCGAGGTCTCTTGCTGTTCGCACTACGTGTGGCCGACAGAGGTCGCTGTGCGCTTTGGCACAATGGAAACCACCTGGGCGTTATCTCTGAACCTGCTCAATCGATAACCAAATCCAACACATTTCCAACACTCAGCCACTGACACTGAGGCGGTCAATCCAGCCTGGGGTCTGTTAGACTGACTTTAGCGGAACAAAAACGAAACTTGGAGAGGAGGCGCAcgtggaaaaaaatcaattagtACGGATTGAAGAGGAAGTTGCGGGTGTGTAATGGGTTAACGGAGGAAGGCCTCGCCTCACCTTTAGTGCGCGTCACCCGGCTCTGTAAAGTGGTCCCACCATCCCAGTATCCAAAGGGGGAAAATCACCGCCTCTCGCCGCCGCCAGACGCGCATCCTCGCCCGGTCGGTCTCACATCAGCCTGTCGGTCTCCGCCTCGCCGCTCGATCATCTCAAGCATCCAGAAGACAGCGGGAACTGAATAAGAGTGATTTACCGGAGCCATGAAGGACCGCATACAAGAACTTAGACATGTAAGTTAATGTTTGACGCTTTTACGCGGTCACCATCCGTCTTGTGTGAATAGGGGCCGTCTGGACGCGCTCTTACATGATGTAGAAGCGCATTCAGAGAGGACGGATCCTCAGAGCTGAGTGCGCTGATTGAGCAACAGTTGTGACTTGAATGGAGGCTGAATTGTGTTTTATTAGAGGCAACAGGCGCGTATCGCTACCAAGCTTTACTGTGTGCGTAAAGTAGAAGTCATTTTTTACGCACTGAAAAATCTCTTTCATCTTCCTGCAACGTATTCTATAAGCCATTTCCAGGCAATTACAGGATGTCTCTGGGACTCACGGGGGAGTTTGATCGATCTGGCCAACTACGGGTGTGTGACTGAAATAGGAAATTGGTCCCAGCTCGCCCATTTCACCTGTTAAATGTCCGCCCTCTACGCCTTACAGGCGGtctatctaaaaaaaaaaaacaacaaaaaaacaaaaacccaccCACAACGAGCACAATGTTTTCTCAATCTTACATCTGTAATacttaaaataaagctttcaaATGTATGAATTCCGCGTTTTATCTCCTGACACATATATATCTCCATATATAGTTTTTAGCACAATTTTATTGTACTATTGCTTATTGTTGCTAAAAGCCATTTGTTGTTGAATTTGGAAATAAATTGAGATCCAGAGGGTATGCACGGCTGATTATCATCCATGGGAATGCTGCctttgagcgtgtgtgtgtgtgtgtgtgtgtgtgtgtgtttgtgtttgttgctggaGGCATGCACTTGTACaatggagagaggcagagaaatcGCCTAAATCTTCCTCACCAGCTTCTGAGAGACTCAGTCAAACCGTTCACTCTCGTCAGAAattgtctgtcagctgctgattatattttcttttattatttttgatcaCATCTTTCATGACTGAGAAATGGCTGCTGGGGCAGCTCCAGCCAGACCAATTTCAGGCAGTACAGACCAAAAAAAATTGAAGTAAATTGCAAGTCACAGACTATTTCCCATCATTTCTAGATTAATGTTGTTTTCCATTTACAGCCTCAAGTTAACACAGCTTCTCCAATCTCATGTAGATGCCCCAGTGGGTCTACACAGCACAGTGGAGGATATGCTACATGTGTGGTTGTATAAAAGCTGTGAATAGTGGTCTGTGGgctacagagctgcagcaaataAAGTCAttgaaaataacttttttcaAACTTGATTCATCTATCATTTTTTAGATTAACTGTATCAGAGAGTAATTTCCCAGCACCCCGACCCAAGATCACATCCAATACAAATCCAAAGGTTTTTAATTTATGgtgcaacacaaagaaaagtagcaaatgttcacatctgaGAGGCCGGAACCACCAGATTTTGTCAGATTTGCTTGACAAATgattgattaattcattaattgtttcagctatACAAAGAACCAAAAGCTTTTGAGCTCCAGTTTCAGTTTGGATAAATACTTTTCAAACGAGATGTCGAGATGATTGACAGTTTTCTCCTTCACTGATCTCGAACCctagaaaacataaaaacatggtgGATTTCTGGAATTATTGTCATATCAAAACAATTGCACAAACATTTAGTTTTTGACTAAATTACTGGAAAGAAAATAGGCGTGCGGTTACAGACTTGTTAATTCTCCATTGTATagctttaattgtttttaagCAGATTTGGGAGTTTGGAGTCCCTCCAAGAATCGTCACCTTATTGTGGTACAGGATTTAGGTGTCCCATCACCCGGGGAATGTCTCCCAAGGTGAACGTTAAAGCAGTTCAAAGAGCAACGTCACCTGGAAAAGGGAAACCAGGGGCCCCTCATGGAGCTAGGCTTGGAGGGAGACCATGCAGGTGAGCGCATGGTGGCTCAGTCTGTATCCAGGGGCCAGGTGGGCTCAGCATGCAGAATGCCTGAGGGATGCTTTGAGGTCCCtcatgatgctgccaccacaaCCCAGACCTACATAAGTGGACAACAACTGATAGATGGAGATAGAGAAAGTTGAGTCACATCACAGCTAAACAACTAAATGTCGCCCGTCTAGTCAGTTTGACTGTGCTGCACACAATCAAAGCTAGTTGAAAAACTGATCCCTGAAAGTTGTATTCTGGTTGAGGAAGGCTGCACAACGGTCCTTAAATATCTCCCAATGAACTGGAAAGAAAATTGGAGGATTTGGGGGATTGTGCCGGGGGGCTTTAACAAAATCAGAGTGCTCACGTATGAAATTAACTTTCCAGCTCTCAGTAAGCTGCATCTagactccagtctgcagcaCTAAACAGGTGGATAATGTGGACTGGGGTTAgacttttttgcatttattgtaCATAAAGGCAGGCTGAAATTTACATGGCATTATTTACCTAAATATAAATCCAGCACCAAGTTagattttgaataaaaatgcaGCGATCCAGCTTTTCCTCTCCTGATACTGATCTGAATACCTCAACTCAGGGCGTCTGCTGGTATTGAGCCCTGTTccctgcagcctgctgtcactTCTTGAATGTAATTGATAGTGGAAATTGGTGCTGATACTGATCAGCGTATTGGACTGCTGCCcctcagttttttgttttttttttcaaatttgcaATTGTTGAATTTGGATTTGTTGATATTTTTGATTTAGAAGGACTTTTTCCTCTCAGTTAAATgttatgtctttattttttgggACTTTTTATCTTGTagtgtgaaaatatttgttatGCGCTACGTTTTGCCAACTTCTTAAATGGGTGAAATAATTAACTTCAAGTAACTTATTACAAAGATATCACATAATCGTTGATTTTCACACATGAGCATGCgagcagcagaaagaagagaaCGGAGCTTTGCTTGTTTTCGTTGCTTCTGCGTGTTTTTGTAGAGTCACACTGCAGGTTTACTCAcccatgtgcttgtgtgtcatTTTGGCAGGAAATTGAGTTTTGCTcatatgtgtgtgagggtgCAGGTTCTGCTCCAACACTGCCCATATGCACATAAAGCTACTTTATGAGCTCAACACCTGCCTACGACTCCGCTCTTCCTGCAGCTCATTAGCTCGCTGCCTAAAAACTGCCAGTCTCAATGACTGAAATGGTCTTACGGCCTCACCTCGTCCCGTCGCTCCCAGTTGGCCACGCGGCGATTTAGTGACAGATGGCGCAGATAAGATGCGTTTGTCAGCCTTCCTCCAGCTCTGAAACCTACAGGGGGAACCACGCTGATGAGGTTATTACAGATTTCATACACCACAGCGACTGTTATCAATCTAACGTGAATGTTTAACTCCTCGTTTTTTCCTGATGTTTTATCAGCTccatctttttgtcttttttcctgtctctgtgtttgattgaccGTGCCGCCTCTTTTCccatctccatctctttttaataataaaccctctttcttctttcatccTCTTGGTAATGGTGAGTTCCTCCATCATGGCTCTCTGCTCTTTCCCTATCAGTGATTTATCAGAtggcttcctctcctcccctacATTTTTCCTTTGCTTTCTCCCTCCTGTCTTCTCTGTGCAGCTTTGTTAGTCAGTGTTAGTATTGGTTCAGGCAGCTCTTCGTGAGTGTGTATGGCTGGTCTACTCGCTGTCACTGCCTGTGTGGCGTTAGAGTGACACATTAACTAATAGGATGGATGTGGAGGACCGATTCAGAGGCTTTGTGCGTCTTTGactcttgtttcttttcattatcccttctcttttttctctacTCACATCCATCTCCCTTTTATCCCTCTTTGTCCCATGTCCTTacctctctttcttctgtccttGACCTGATCGTGGCTGTTGACACTTCAGCGACACAAACAACAgcgaaggaaaaaaaagccacattgcTCACTGCTGAACTGAACACTGATCGTTGAGGGTCAGAGGTTTTATTTGTCCTCGTTCAAAGCCTTGAGCCTCTGTAAACGCTCAGCTCTGTGGTGGTGAAACCAGGAGCTCTCTGGTTGTGCTTATCCTTAAACTCAGTAGTGGAGGGAATAAAGTAGCAGCCAAATGCACTGTCACCTTCCTATAATGTCACTATTAACCACGAGAAAAgcgtacacacactcacaagcacATTATTCATCACCACATAGAGGCTGTATAATTGCATTCATGAGCCATGAAATGAGTGTGACCGATCTGGCATTTCACCAGGGACTTGTCTGTCTTTGCAAATGAGGTGACAGTTGCAATGATATCCGATATCTGTTGGCTCTAATAGGCATTTTTGAAACGTGTGAATGGATGGTCCGCTGAATCGTCGTGCACTACGCCATCCTTATCCACACCAGCAAAGCATGAAATAAGAGCTTGCGCTATGATTTGTTTGAGCTGTCTTCTACCTCAGTGTGATGTGTCTGCTGATGGCTTTTGTGGTGTCGACTGTGCTGAAATCCTGTTGCTTGTTCTTGTGCTTCTCATAAAGAGTAGCAGCTCCAGAGG
It encodes:
- the bud23 gene encoding probable 18S rRNA (guanine-N(7))-methyltransferase, whose translation is MASSCRRPEHTAPPDVFYNEEEAKKYSQNSRMIEIQTQMSERAVELLNLPEGEPCFLLDVGCGSGLSGDYLSEEGHYWVGIDISTAMLDVALDREVEGDLLVGDMGQGMPFRPGTFDGCISISALQWLCNADKRTHSPPKRLYTFFSTLYSSLSRGSRAVFQLYPENSDQLELITTQAMRAGFSGGMVVDYPNSSKAKKFFLCLFAGTTGVLPKGLGSETSDRAVPNQVQFSGQRCRFKNMKGKSAKKGRDWIFEKKERRRRQGREVRADTKYTGRQRRPHF